One segment of Radiobacillus kanasensis DNA contains the following:
- the leuD gene encoding 3-isopropylmalate dehydratase small subunit: protein MEPIQKHQGLVYPINRSNIDTDQIIPKQFLKRIERQGFGQFLFFNWRFHDDGALREDFSMNQDKYQEASILIAGENFGCGSSREHAPWALQDYGFKVIIAPSYADIFYNNCMKNGILAIQLEEETVQMLINKAEADSYQLTVDLEEQKVFDSQGNAIPFDIPPYHKQMLLNGWDEIAVTLTHESKIEAFEMQRK from the coding sequence ATGGAACCTATTCAAAAACATCAAGGACTTGTTTATCCAATTAACCGTTCAAATATAGATACCGATCAAATTATTCCGAAGCAATTTTTAAAACGTATTGAACGACAAGGATTTGGTCAGTTTTTATTCTTCAACTGGCGATTTCATGATGACGGAGCGCTTCGTGAAGACTTTTCTATGAATCAGGATAAGTATCAAGAAGCCTCCATCCTAATTGCTGGAGAAAACTTCGGTTGTGGCTCCTCTCGTGAGCATGCACCTTGGGCATTACAGGATTATGGATTCAAAGTAATTATTGCTCCGAGCTATGCGGATATCTTTTATAACAACTGCATGAAAAATGGGATATTAGCTATCCAACTCGAGGAAGAAACTGTTCAAATGCTCATAAATAAAGCAGAAGCAGATTCCTACCAGCTTACAGTTGATTTAGAAGAACAAAAGGTATTTGATTCGCAAGGAAATGCAATTCCCTTCGATATCCCACCCTACCATAAACAAATGCTGTTAAATGGTTGGGATGAAATAGCTGTTACACTAACACACGAATCAAAAATTGAAGCATTTGAAATGCAGCGAAAATGA